In one window of Rhodopseudomonas palustris HaA2 DNA:
- a CDS encoding 5'-nucleotidase, protein MTDADDVIKANDAAVRSASEALRSNPLRIGISTRALFNLEEEHRVFEEEGVEAYSEMQLGREEVVLEKGAGFEVIKRLLALNEHGEPPYVQVILLSQNSPDLSLLAFKSFEHYGLAVKTGSFTGGRSLAPYVLA, encoded by the coding sequence ATGACTGACGCCGACGACGTGATTAAGGCGAACGACGCAGCGGTCCGCTCCGCGTCGGAAGCTCTGAGGTCAAATCCGCTGCGGATAGGGATCTCGACCCGCGCCCTCTTCAATCTGGAGGAAGAGCATCGGGTCTTCGAGGAAGAAGGCGTCGAGGCCTATTCGGAGATGCAGCTCGGTCGCGAGGAGGTTGTCCTCGAAAAGGGCGCCGGCTTCGAGGTCATCAAACGTCTGCTCGCCTTGAACGAACACGGCGAGCCGCCCTACGTTCAGGTCATTCTGCTGTCGCAGAATTCGCCCGATCTGTCCCTTCTTGCATTCAAATCGTTTGAGCACTACGGATTGGCGGTCAAGACCGGAAGCTTCACTGGCGGACGCTCTTTGGCACCGTATGTGCTTGCTTAA
- a CDS encoding class I SAM-dependent methyltransferase, with amino-acid sequence MSWFQETPASSLALIDGLPLTASSPIVDIGGGASRLVDHLLARDHRDITVLDLSEAALAAARARLGAHADRVHWIVADVTTWRPMRRYALWHDRAAFHFLTEQSQRDAYRARLNDALEPGGHVVIGTFAPDGPERCSGLPVVRYDADGLHHVFGSDYALIESRLDSHATPWGSDQTFQFVTLRRRI; translated from the coding sequence GTGTCCTGGTTTCAGGAGACGCCGGCGTCGTCGCTGGCCTTGATCGACGGGCTGCCGCTGACCGCGTCATCGCCGATCGTCGACATCGGCGGCGGTGCATCGCGGTTGGTCGATCACCTGCTTGCGCGCGACCATCGCGACATCACCGTGCTCGATCTGTCCGAGGCCGCGCTCGCTGCGGCCCGCGCCCGGCTCGGCGCGCACGCCGATCGCGTGCACTGGATCGTCGCCGACGTCACGACGTGGCGGCCGATGCGGCGCTACGCATTGTGGCACGACCGCGCGGCGTTTCACTTCCTCACCGAGCAGAGCCAGCGCGATGCTTATCGCGCGCGCCTGAACGACGCGCTCGAACCCGGCGGCCATGTCGTCATCGGCACCTTCGCGCCGGACGGGCCGGAGCGTTGCAGCGGTCTGCCGGTGGTGCGCTACGACGCCGACGGGCTGCACCACGTGTTCGGGTCGGACTACGCGCTGATCGAGAGCCGGCTCGACAGCCACGCGACGCCGTGGGGCAGCGACCAGACATTTCAGTTCGTGACCTTGCGGCGAAGGATCTGA
- a CDS encoding sigma-70 family RNA polymerase sigma factor, whose protein sequence is MDHPRRKPPAVSQDLSDCIVRIATDHDEAAFDVLFRHYAPRLKSYFTRRGGDPAMAEEITQETMVSVWKNAAQFDPAKASATTWIFTIARNLGIDRLRRAKRPSFDPHDPAFVPDEEDPPDRQFERAEAQRRVRDVMNTLSSNEKSVLMLSFYENQSHGEIAQRLGLPVGTVKSRIRLAFGKLRAALEPLTGAGR, encoded by the coding sequence ATGGATCATCCGCGACGCAAGCCGCCTGCCGTTTCGCAGGATTTGTCCGACTGCATCGTTCGGATCGCCACCGATCACGACGAGGCCGCGTTCGACGTGTTGTTCAGGCACTATGCGCCGCGGCTGAAATCCTACTTCACCAGGCGCGGCGGCGATCCGGCGATGGCGGAGGAGATCACCCAGGAGACCATGGTCTCGGTCTGGAAGAACGCCGCGCAGTTCGACCCGGCCAAGGCCTCGGCGACGACCTGGATCTTCACCATCGCCCGCAATCTCGGCATCGACCGGCTGCGGCGGGCGAAGCGGCCGTCGTTCGACCCGCACGATCCGGCGTTCGTTCCCGACGAGGAGGACCCGCCGGACCGCCAGTTCGAGCGCGCCGAAGCGCAGCGCCGGGTGCGCGACGTGATGAATACGCTGTCGTCCAACGAGAAGAGCGTTCTGATGTTGTCGTTCTACGAAAATCAATCGCACGGCGAGATCGCCCAACGGCTCGGCCTGCCGGTCGGGACGGTGAAGTCGCGGATCCGGCTGGCGTTCGGCAAGCTGCGCGCCGCGCTCGAGCCGCTGACGGGAGCCGGACGATGA
- a CDS encoding ChrR family anti-sigma-E factor, translating to MTVRHHIGDDLLLSYAAGTLDEASSLLVATHLALCPACRARAAAADDLGGALLDALPAAELSPGLHDAVLARLRAEPLAAPAPATPLRPRSEIVIPEPLRSYLGGDFETLRWTKLAPRVHQIAIDLPNCRPRARLLRFQAGTRVPAHSHAGRELTLVLSGSLCDRDAVLARGDVAETDEHTEHQPHAGPGDDCICLAVTDAPLRFKGVLARLLQPWFGI from the coding sequence ATGACGGTGCGGCATCACATCGGCGACGATCTGCTGCTGAGCTACGCGGCCGGCACGCTGGACGAAGCCTCGAGCCTGCTGGTCGCCACCCATCTCGCGCTGTGCCCGGCCTGCCGCGCCCGTGCGGCGGCGGCGGACGACCTCGGCGGCGCGCTGCTCGACGCCTTGCCGGCGGCGGAGTTGTCGCCCGGGCTGCACGACGCCGTGCTGGCGCGGCTCCGCGCCGAACCCCTGGCGGCGCCGGCGCCGGCGACGCCGCTGCGGCCGCGCTCCGAGATCGTGATTCCGGAGCCGCTGCGCAGCTATCTCGGCGGTGATTTCGAGACACTGCGCTGGACCAAGCTCGCGCCTCGGGTACACCAGATCGCGATCGACCTTCCGAACTGCCGGCCGCGCGCGCGGCTGCTGCGGTTTCAGGCCGGCACCCGGGTGCCGGCGCACAGTCATGCCGGCCGCGAACTGACGCTGGTGCTGAGCGGCAGCCTGTGTGACCGCGACGCGGTGCTGGCGCGCGGCGACGTCGCCGAGACCGACGAGCACACCGAGCATCAGCCCCACGCCGGGCCCGGCGACGACTGCATCTGCCTCGCCGTCACCGACGCGCCGCTGAGGTTCAAGGGCGTTTTGGCCCGGCTGCTGCAGCCCTGGTTCGGGATCTAG
- a CDS encoding AI-2E family transporter — protein MRAGDNKFFIFLLAAASVAFVWILLPFYGALLWGVVIAILFAPLYRQLNRAFGFRRNLAAVVGVTVIVLLVLLPFSAIGTALAKEATGLYARIESGNLALLNNLRNFIEQPPSWINDLLERFGIGSVAELQQRLSSVLMRGSQYLAGQALTIGQSTVDFTVNLFVMLYLLFFLLRDGDLIAGRLRRGLPLSVDQQNLLLNKFTVVIRATVKGNMLIALIQGALGGLAFYVLGIGGALLWAVVMAFVSLLPAVGAGLVWAPVAVYLIATGSMWQGILLIAYGALVIGMVDNVLRPVLVGKDTRMPDYVVLISTLGGLQVFGLNGFVIGPVIAAMFIAVWDIYSASREDAANAGEATTGGVPSSGEVRSADAP, from the coding sequence ATGCGCGCGGGTGACAACAAGTTCTTCATCTTTCTGCTGGCGGCCGCTTCGGTCGCATTCGTCTGGATCCTGCTGCCGTTCTACGGCGCGTTGCTGTGGGGCGTAGTGATCGCGATCCTGTTCGCGCCGCTGTATCGACAGCTCAACCGCGCCTTCGGCTTCCGCCGCAACCTCGCCGCGGTGGTCGGGGTGACGGTCATCGTGCTGCTGGTTCTGCTGCCGTTCTCGGCGATCGGCACTGCGCTGGCGAAGGAGGCCACCGGCCTCTACGCCAGGATCGAATCCGGCAATCTGGCTTTGCTCAACAACCTGCGGAACTTCATCGAGCAGCCCCCGAGCTGGATCAACGATCTGCTCGAGCGGTTCGGCATCGGCAGCGTCGCCGAACTGCAGCAGCGGCTGAGTTCGGTGCTGATGCGCGGCAGCCAGTATTTGGCCGGCCAGGCGCTGACGATCGGCCAGAGCACCGTCGATTTCACCGTCAACCTGTTCGTGATGTTGTATCTGCTGTTCTTCCTGCTGCGCGACGGCGACCTGATCGCCGGCCGGCTCCGCCGCGGGCTGCCGCTGTCGGTCGATCAGCAGAACCTGCTGCTGAACAAATTCACCGTGGTGATCCGCGCCACGGTGAAGGGCAACATGCTGATCGCGCTGATCCAGGGCGCGCTCGGCGGGCTGGCGTTCTATGTTCTGGGCATCGGCGGCGCGCTGCTGTGGGCGGTGGTGATGGCGTTCGTGTCGCTGCTCCCGGCGGTCGGCGCCGGCCTGGTGTGGGCGCCGGTGGCGGTTTATCTGATCGCGACCGGGTCGATGTGGCAGGGCATCCTGCTGATCGCCTATGGGGCGCTGGTGATCGGCATGGTCGACAACGTGCTGCGCCCGGTGCTGGTCGGCAAGGACACAAGGATGCCGGACTACGTGGTGCTGATCTCGACGCTCGGCGGCCTGCAGGTGTTCGGCCTCAACGGCTTCGTCATCGGCCCGGTGATCGCGGCGATGTTCATCGCGGTGTGGGACATCTACTCCGCATCGCGCGAGGACGCCGCCAACGCCGGCGAGGCGACCACCGGCGGCGTGCCGAGCAGCGGCGAGGTGCGGAGCGCCGACGCGCCCTAG
- a CDS encoding methyl-accepting chemotaxis protein has protein sequence MLAKFSIRTKITTLVAALLIAMSGLGAIGLLKMQGINAATVEITSNWLPTVMTLGDMRAEVISYRMKLRNHLLETNAGRMADIEKQLADNEDRIKKAQNGYEPLISSPEERQIYETWVSEWAKYRAVVPKLLELSRNSPEGRISVEGVEMLSRTFNPIGERMDEAMNKDLAFNNKGAHHASETAASTYSSAFFIVVSILGVAIVVGVIASVMVVRDITSGIAAIIKPMQTFGQGDLSADVPYRGASTEIGAMADALQVFKEALIAKKAADEAAAHEAEAKIARAQRVDTATRKFESAIGQIVETVSSASTELEASASTLTATAGHAQELTTAVAAASEEASTNVQSVASATEEMASSVNEISRQVQESARIANDAVDQARKTNDSVGMLSAAASRIGDVVELINTIAGQTNLLALNATIEAARAGEAGRGFAVVASEVKALAEQTAKATGEIGQQISGIQAATDQSVSAIKEIGMTIGRMSEIASTIASAVEEQGAATQEISRNVQQAAQGTQQVSANITDVQRGASETGSASSQVLSAAKSLSQDSNRLKEEVATFLETVRAA, from the coding sequence ATGCTCGCAAAATTCTCAATTCGTACCAAGATCACGACGCTCGTCGCGGCTCTGTTGATCGCCATGTCGGGCCTGGGCGCGATCGGGCTGCTGAAAATGCAGGGGATCAACGCCGCCACGGTCGAGATCACCAGCAACTGGCTGCCGACCGTCATGACCCTCGGCGATATGCGGGCCGAAGTCATCAGCTATCGGATGAAGCTGCGAAATCACCTGCTGGAGACGAACGCCGGCCGCATGGCCGACATCGAAAAGCAGTTGGCCGACAACGAAGACAGGATCAAGAAGGCCCAGAATGGCTATGAGCCGCTGATCTCGTCTCCGGAGGAGCGGCAGATCTACGAAACATGGGTCAGCGAATGGGCGAAATACCGGGCCGTGGTCCCGAAGCTGCTGGAGCTGTCGCGCAACAGCCCTGAAGGACGGATCTCGGTCGAGGGTGTGGAGATGCTGTCGCGCACCTTCAATCCGATCGGTGAGCGTATGGACGAGGCGATGAACAAGGACCTCGCGTTCAACAACAAGGGCGCCCACCATGCGAGCGAAACCGCCGCATCGACCTACAGCTCGGCCTTCTTCATCGTGGTGTCGATCCTCGGCGTGGCGATCGTGGTCGGCGTCATCGCCAGCGTGATGGTGGTCCGCGACATCACATCGGGCATCGCCGCGATCATCAAGCCGATGCAGACGTTCGGCCAGGGCGATCTCTCCGCCGACGTGCCCTATCGCGGCGCGAGTACCGAAATCGGCGCGATGGCCGATGCGCTGCAGGTCTTCAAGGAAGCGCTGATCGCCAAGAAGGCGGCCGACGAAGCCGCGGCACATGAAGCCGAGGCGAAGATCGCCCGCGCCCAGCGCGTCGATACGGCGACCCGCAAATTCGAATCCGCGATCGGCCAGATCGTCGAGACGGTGTCGTCGGCGTCGACCGAGCTCGAAGCCTCGGCCAGCACGCTCACGGCCACTGCCGGCCACGCCCAGGAACTGACCACCGCGGTTGCGGCGGCGTCGGAGGAAGCCTCGACCAATGTGCAGTCGGTGGCCTCGGCGACCGAAGAGATGGCGTCGTCGGTCAACGAGATCAGCCGTCAGGTTCAGGAATCGGCGCGGATCGCCAATGATGCGGTCGATCAGGCGCGCAAGACCAACGACAGCGTCGGCATGCTGTCGGCGGCCGCGTCGCGGATCGGCGACGTCGTCGAACTGATCAACACCATCGCCGGCCAGACCAATCTGCTGGCGCTCAACGCCACGATCGAGGCGGCGCGTGCCGGCGAGGCGGGCCGCGGCTTCGCGGTGGTCGCGAGCGAAGTCAAGGCGCTCGCCGAGCAGACCGCCAAGGCGACCGGCGAGATCGGTCAGCAGATCTCCGGGATCCAGGCCGCGACCGATCAATCGGTGTCGGCCATCAAGGAGATCGGCATGACCATCGGCCGGATGTCGGAAATCGCCTCGACCATCGCCTCGGCGGTGGAAGAGCAGGGCGCCGCGACCCAGGAAATCTCGCGCAACGTGCAGCAGGCCGCGCAGGGCACGCAGCAGGTCTCCGCCAACATCACCGACGTGCAGCGCGGCGCCAGCGAGACCGGTTCTGCGTCGTCGCAGGTCCTGTCCGCGGCGAAATCGCTGTCGCAGGACAGCAACCGGCTCAAGGAAGAAGTCGCCACCTTCCTGGAGACGGTGCGCGCGGCCTGA
- a CDS encoding phospholipase — MSDAVVDDIVALLPPLLRSIEALDFVARYLHPPDFGEVMRLAGEPETELRAALPRLAAWPDTFAHLREPLKLAGDHVVAAFDGLRAVDGGDGDLVAVFRALRHLPQALEALYPLAATLPPLSGLYLDPELRADDAVLARLAQPKHPDSGVFHFDNEPGSRGGFSFYVPEDYTPDRAWPLVVALHGGSGHGRLFLWSWLRDARSRGAIVVAPTAIGRTWALMGEDADTPNLARIVDFIGSRWSVDPRRRLVTGLSDGGTFCYVTGLERESPFTHLAPIAASFHPLLAGMADPERLRGLPIQIVHGRHDWMFPVELARQAQQALSAAGADVGYREIDDLSHTYPREINAALLDWLGKAD, encoded by the coding sequence ATGAGCGATGCCGTGGTCGACGACATCGTGGCGCTGCTGCCGCCGCTGCTGCGATCGATCGAGGCGCTGGACTTCGTCGCGCGCTATCTGCACCCGCCGGATTTCGGCGAGGTGATGCGGCTCGCCGGCGAGCCCGAGACGGAGCTGCGCGCCGCGCTGCCGCGGCTGGCGGCCTGGCCGGACACGTTCGCGCATCTGCGCGAGCCGCTGAAGCTCGCGGGCGATCATGTGGTCGCGGCGTTCGACGGGCTGCGCGCGGTCGACGGCGGCGACGGCGACCTCGTCGCGGTGTTCCGGGCGCTGCGCCATCTACCGCAGGCGCTTGAGGCGCTGTATCCGCTGGCGGCGACGCTGCCGCCGCTGTCGGGGCTGTATCTCGACCCCGAGCTGCGCGCGGACGATGCCGTGCTCGCCCGGCTGGCGCAGCCGAAGCATCCCGACAGCGGCGTGTTCCACTTCGACAATGAGCCGGGCAGCCGCGGCGGGTTCTCGTTCTACGTGCCGGAGGACTACACGCCGGACCGCGCCTGGCCGCTGGTGGTGGCGCTGCATGGCGGCAGCGGCCACGGCCGGCTGTTCCTGTGGAGCTGGCTGCGCGACGCCCGCAGCCGCGGCGCCATCGTGGTGGCGCCGACCGCGATCGGGCGGACCTGGGCGCTGATGGGCGAGGACGCCGACACGCCGAACCTCGCCCGCATCGTCGACTTCATCGGCTCGCGCTGGTCGGTCGATCCGCGGCGGCGGCTGGTCACCGGGCTGAGCGACGGCGGCACCTTCTGCTACGTCACCGGGCTGGAGCGCGAATCCCCCTTCACGCATCTGGCGCCGATCGCCGCGAGCTTCCATCCGCTGCTGGCCGGCATGGCCGATCCGGAGCGGCTGCGCGGGCTGCCGATCCAGATCGTGCATGGCCGGCACGACTGGATGTTCCCGGTCGAACTGGCGCGGCAGGCGCAACAGGCGCTATCCGCCGCCGGCGCCGATGTCGGCTATCGCGAGATCGACGATCTCAGCCACACTTATCCGCGCGAGATCAACGCGGCGTTGCTGGACTGGCTGGGTAAGGCGGACTGA
- a CDS encoding LrgB family protein, whose protein sequence is MSAADPFALWVYLSQTPLLWLTVTLLVYAATDAMSQATGRNPLMNPVLHAMWIIGAFLWLTGTSYTTYFSGAQFVHFLLGPATVALAVPLYENRHRVVAAILPMAIALVVGCVAAIVSVVVLAQLAGLPEPVVLSLAPKSVTAGVAMGISESLRADPSLTAVAVILTGIMGAIVVTPLMNALGIRDFRARGFAVGLASHGIGTARAFQVDAIAGVFAGIAMSLNALITALLVPVLVTLLVR, encoded by the coding sequence ATGAGCGCCGCCGACCCGTTCGCGCTGTGGGTCTATCTCTCGCAGACGCCGCTGCTGTGGCTGACGGTGACGCTGCTGGTCTACGCCGCCACCGACGCCATGTCGCAGGCCACCGGGCGCAATCCGCTGATGAACCCGGTGCTGCACGCGATGTGGATCATCGGCGCCTTCCTGTGGCTGACCGGCACCTCCTACACGACCTATTTCAGCGGCGCGCAGTTCGTACATTTTCTGCTCGGCCCGGCGACCGTGGCGCTGGCGGTGCCGCTCTACGAGAACCGCCATCGTGTCGTCGCCGCGATCCTGCCGATGGCGATCGCGCTGGTGGTCGGCTGCGTCGCCGCAATCGTCTCGGTGGTGGTGCTGGCGCAGCTCGCGGGTCTGCCCGAGCCGGTGGTGCTGTCGCTGGCGCCGAAATCGGTCACCGCCGGCGTCGCGATGGGTATCAGCGAATCGCTGCGCGCCGATCCGTCGCTGACCGCCGTCGCCGTGATCCTCACCGGCATCATGGGGGCGATCGTGGTGACGCCGCTGATGAACGCGCTCGGCATCCGCGACTTCCGCGCCCGCGGCTTCGCGGTCGGGCTGGCATCGCACGGCATCGGCACCGCCCGCGCCTTCCAGGTCGACGCCATCGCCGGCGTGTTCGCCGGCATCGCCATGAGCCTGAACGCGCTGATCACCGCCCTGCTGGTGCCGGTGCTGGTCACGCTGCTGGTGAGGTAG
- a CDS encoding CidA/LrgA family protein yields the protein MIASLGLILLCQLAAEVVVRALALPLPGPVLGLMLLLGLLLARDRLRWLAVGPLRQDGAGHDGVETASKAMLAHLSLLFVPAGVGVVQQLDLIAAHGVAIALVLAGSVLITLLVTVATFLVTARLLSMWGAR from the coding sequence ATGATCGCGAGTCTCGGCCTGATCCTGCTCTGCCAGCTCGCAGCCGAGGTCGTGGTCCGCGCGCTGGCGCTGCCCTTGCCCGGGCCGGTGCTCGGCCTGATGCTGCTGCTCGGCCTGTTGCTGGCGCGCGATCGCCTGCGCTGGCTGGCGGTCGGGCCGCTGCGCCAGGACGGCGCCGGCCATGACGGGGTCGAGACCGCCTCGAAAGCCATGCTGGCGCATCTGTCGCTGCTGTTCGTGCCGGCCGGCGTCGGCGTGGTCCAGCAGCTCGATCTGATCGCCGCGCACGGCGTCGCGATCGCGCTGGTGCTCGCCGGTTCGGTGCTGATCACGCTGCTGGTGACGGTCGCGACCTTCCTGGTCACGGCGCGTCTGCTGTCGATGTGGGGCGCGCGATGA
- a CDS encoding AbrB family transcriptional regulator — protein MSQNPALTGTTLRSKTLNVLETIAIGAAGGGLSYWVQLPGGLITGAMVAVAAAGLAGRNMGLPPPLAHIVLMALGVSLGSMVSPAMIQNLSSYPVTIGLLAVATFCATFGSAIYLQRVHGWDRTSALLAGSPGALSQIIMLATERKADVPGIAVVQIMRVIILTSAVPLLIAMTGMTAGGSLPVRGPEATPLVLVAIAVVAVGASLLLRLIKFPASWMFGAMLGSSVLHGSGLVEGTLPEWAYLSALVGIGTLIGSRFGAIKLRTILSHLAAALGSFAVAIAISAVFVVALLLTTPVRTADLVVAFAPGAMDAMMALALTLHIDPVFVGAHHLSRFVYVSIVTPGIVHWFGRSPDDLDD, from the coding sequence GTGTCCCAAAATCCCGCGCTGACCGGCACGACCCTACGGTCGAAAACCCTCAATGTTCTCGAAACCATTGCGATCGGCGCTGCCGGCGGCGGGCTGTCCTATTGGGTGCAGCTACCCGGCGGACTGATCACCGGCGCCATGGTGGCGGTCGCCGCCGCGGGCCTGGCCGGCCGCAATATGGGGCTGCCGCCGCCGCTGGCGCATATCGTGCTGATGGCGCTCGGCGTCTCGCTCGGCTCGATGGTGTCTCCGGCGATGATCCAAAATCTCAGTTCGTATCCGGTGACGATCGGGCTGCTGGCGGTGGCGACGTTCTGCGCGACCTTCGGCAGCGCGATCTATCTGCAGCGGGTCCACGGCTGGGACCGCACCTCGGCGCTGCTCGCCGGCAGCCCCGGCGCGCTGTCGCAGATCATCATGCTGGCAACCGAGCGCAAGGCCGACGTGCCGGGCATCGCGGTGGTGCAGATCATGCGGGTGATCATCCTGACCAGCGCGGTGCCGCTGCTGATCGCGATGACCGGGATGACGGCGGGCGGATCGCTGCCGGTGCGCGGCCCGGAGGCGACGCCGCTGGTGCTGGTCGCAATCGCCGTCGTCGCGGTCGGCGCGTCGCTGCTGCTGCGGCTGATCAAATTCCCGGCGAGCTGGATGTTCGGCGCGATGCTCGGCTCCTCGGTGCTGCACGGCTCCGGGCTGGTCGAGGGCACGCTGCCGGAGTGGGCCTATCTGTCGGCGCTGGTCGGGATCGGCACGCTGATCGGCTCGCGCTTCGGCGCCATCAAGCTGCGCACCATCCTCAGCCATCTCGCCGCGGCGCTCGGCTCGTTCGCGGTCGCCATCGCGATCTCGGCGGTGTTCGTCGTCGCGCTCCTGCTGACCACGCCGGTGCGGACCGCCGATCTGGTGGTGGCGTTCGCGCCAGGCGCGATGGATGCGATGATGGCGCTGGCGCTGACGCTGCACATCGATCCGGTGTTCGTCGGCGCGCATCATCTGTCGCGCTTCGTCTATGTGTCGATCGTGACGCCCGGCATCGTCCACTGGTTCGGACGCAGCCCCGACGATCTCGACGACTAG
- a CDS encoding PRC-barrel domain-containing protein: MTTAKLLVVAAVIGTVGTTQALAACEIADAKLEEAIQENPRFRGPANSQAVRDLRSLRDAAFTLRSYGRHDDCERLLANIRELIAGPPMGSLGDNDEEQADIQNSAREPKSRRGTPAGSRDDKDAKPLIRIDQLTPGLRTDEMIGAEVRSSDDKIVGEVRNIVFGTKDGRDYAIIASGGFFTTGKDSIVVPIRSLKVTQDRSSFFLPIVKDVMETVPVMPDQDYNWLSDPKWRARNDAFFEKP; this comes from the coding sequence ATGACAACCGCAAAACTCCTGGTCGTGGCCGCAGTGATCGGCACCGTCGGCACGACCCAGGCGCTGGCCGCGTGCGAGATCGCCGACGCCAAGCTCGAAGAGGCGATTCAGGAAAATCCCCGATTTCGCGGGCCGGCGAACAGTCAGGCCGTGCGCGACCTCCGGAGCCTGCGCGATGCCGCCTTCACGTTGCGATCCTATGGGCGCCACGACGACTGCGAGCGTCTGCTCGCCAACATTCGCGAACTGATCGCCGGGCCGCCGATGGGGTCGCTCGGCGACAATGACGAGGAGCAGGCGGATATCCAGAATTCCGCCCGCGAACCGAAATCCCGGCGCGGGACGCCGGCGGGCAGCCGCGACGACAAGGATGCCAAGCCGCTGATCAGGATCGACCAGCTGACGCCCGGTCTGCGGACCGACGAGATGATCGGGGCGGAAGTCCGCAGTTCCGACGACAAGATCGTCGGCGAGGTCCGCAACATCGTGTTCGGCACCAAGGACGGGCGCGACTACGCGATCATCGCGTCGGGCGGATTCTTCACCACCGGCAAGGACAGCATCGTGGTGCCGATCCGGTCACTCAAAGTCACGCAGGATCGATCGAGCTTCTTTCTCCCGATCGTGAAGGACGTGATGGAGACGGTGCCGGTGATGCCCGATCAGGACTACAACTGGCTCTCGGACCCAAAATGGCGCGCCCGCAACGACGCGTTCTTCGAGAAGCCCTGA
- a CDS encoding response regulator produces MASIHPPIRVLVVEDEMFIRMDVVEFLRAAGVDVVEAISAAEGIRLLERDPDIRLMFTDIDMPGAMNGLKLAAAVRERWPPIKIIATSGHFKLQAGDLPPDALFFLKPYQPAEIIDAVRRLTYAA; encoded by the coding sequence ATGGCTTCAATCCACCCACCCATCCGCGTTCTCGTCGTCGAGGACGAAATGTTCATACGTATGGACGTGGTCGAGTTTCTGCGCGCGGCGGGCGTCGACGTCGTGGAGGCGATCAGTGCGGCCGAAGGCATTCGGCTGCTCGAGCGCGATCCGGACATCCGGCTGATGTTCACCGATATCGATATGCCGGGTGCCATGAACGGTCTGAAACTTGCGGCGGCCGTCAGGGAACGGTGGCCCCCGATCAAGATCATAGCGACTTCGGGACATTTCAAATTGCAGGCCGGCGATCTTCCGCCGGACGCCCTGTTCTTCCTCAAGCCCTACCAACCGGCGGAAATCATCGATGCTGTTCGCCGGCTGACCTATGCGGCGTGA
- a CDS encoding sensor histidine kinase — translation MPSETRLVSPSASDASLNRQDELPYRRRQQALLREFGTAALQSRDFRHILQQAAGLSARGLGCSYAKVLEYEPGEKRLIVRAGIGWPAGTVDHVSLGADIESPAGYAFQTGQSVISNHLQKETRFRTPKLLADHGIKRAINVLIRRGGEGDTAFGILEADSPDPGQFDDADADFLAGFAGLLGIAIERQQADAKLQDALEHEALLTREMSHRVKNSLTSVVGLLRVQARGSESADVKNALENAAMRVASIAEVHDHLWRGSKVGFVDLSDFVGHLCKNLQSSAPEHTLQSRSDPVILSADKAIPLGLLVNELVTNAIKYAYVDGPGVIRMDAREINGHLLVEISDEGTGLPDGFDINQPRKSLGFRVILGLVRQLMGELEISKNIPRGALFTIKFPLDPP, via the coding sequence ATGCCCTCCGAAACGAGGCTGGTCTCGCCGAGCGCCTCAGATGCTTCTCTCAATCGCCAGGACGAGCTGCCGTACCGTCGCCGCCAGCAGGCGCTGCTTCGGGAATTCGGGACGGCCGCCCTGCAGTCACGCGACTTCCGGCACATCCTGCAGCAGGCAGCCGGCCTCAGCGCCCGCGGCCTGGGTTGCTCCTACGCCAAGGTCCTCGAATACGAGCCCGGCGAAAAGCGCCTGATCGTGCGCGCCGGAATCGGCTGGCCCGCCGGCACGGTGGACCATGTGTCGCTCGGCGCCGACATCGAATCGCCCGCCGGCTACGCCTTTCAGACCGGGCAATCGGTGATCTCCAATCACCTGCAGAAGGAGACGCGTTTCCGGACGCCGAAACTGCTGGCCGACCACGGCATCAAACGTGCGATCAATGTGCTGATCCGGCGGGGCGGCGAGGGCGATACGGCGTTCGGCATTCTCGAAGCGGATAGTCCGGATCCGGGGCAGTTCGACGACGCCGACGCGGATTTTCTGGCCGGCTTCGCAGGCCTGCTCGGTATCGCGATCGAACGCCAGCAAGCCGACGCCAAGCTTCAGGACGCGCTCGAACACGAGGCCCTGCTGACGCGCGAGATGAGTCATCGCGTCAAGAACAGCCTCACCTCGGTGGTCGGCCTGCTGCGGGTCCAGGCGCGCGGTTCGGAGTCCGCCGACGTGAAGAACGCATTGGAAAATGCGGCGATGCGCGTCGCCTCGATCGCGGAGGTGCACGATCATCTATGGCGGGGCAGCAAGGTCGGCTTCGTCGACCTGTCCGACTTCGTCGGCCATCTGTGCAAGAACCTGCAGAGCTCGGCGCCGGAACATACGCTTCAATCGCGTTCCGACCCCGTCATCCTGTCCGCCGACAAGGCGATCCCGCTGGGGCTGCTGGTCAACGAACTCGTCACCAACGCCATAAAATACGCCTATGTCGATGGACCCGGTGTGATCAGGATGGACGCGCGGGAGATCAACGGGCATCTGCTCGTCGAGATTTCCGACGAAGGCACCGGCCTGCCCGATGGTTTCGACATCAACCAGCCGCGAAAGAGCCTCGGCTTTCGCGTCATCCTCGGCCTGGTCCGACAGTTGATGGGCGAGCTCGAGATCTCGAAGAACATCCCGCGGGGGGCCCTGTTCACCATCAAATTTCCGCTCGACCCGCCATGA